Proteins encoded together in one Candidatus Hydrogenedentota bacterium window:
- a CDS encoding FliM/FliN family flagellar motor switch protein, producing the protein MAEPRIAEDHNFEEILPVAAPPGAHHKLDDLKRVKLTVSADLGACNMLVRDVLELQRGSVVQLSKLAGEMTDIYVNGLPLARGEVVVIGDTLHVRIGEIAGQEKQGDTEDVSM; encoded by the coding sequence ATGGCGGAGCCGCGCATCGCGGAAGATCACAACTTCGAGGAAATCCTGCCGGTTGCGGCGCCGCCGGGCGCGCACCATAAGCTCGATGACCTCAAACGCGTGAAGCTCACCGTGTCCGCGGACCTCGGCGCCTGCAACATGCTTGTTCGGGACGTGCTCGAGCTGCAACGGGGTAGTGTTGTGCAACTGAGCAAGCTCGCGGGTGAGATGACGGACATCTATGTCAACGGCCTGCCCCTCGCGCGCGGCGAGGTCGTCGTCATCGGCGACACGCTGCACGTGCGCATCGGCGAAATTGCGGGACAGGAAAAGCAGGGCGATACCGAAGATGTGTCGATGTAG
- the fliP gene encoding flagellar type III secretion system pore protein FliP (The bacterial flagellar biogenesis protein FliP forms a type III secretion system (T3SS)-type pore required for flagellar assembly.): MIPLLLILAVFTVPTLAQAPAPDNSLGLNIFQTARDAVQPEQLSTTMTVFLLLTVLSLAPAILVMTTSFTRIIIVFGFLRQAMATQQTPPNQVLIGLALFLTAAIMAPTYQRVYDDALRPYMDNQIGPEDALDRGMKPVREFMLRQVAKHPKDLALFMNINKLPRPQTPDDVPTHVLICAFTLNELRVAFMIGFIIYIPFLIIDMVVASTLMAMGMMMLPPVFISLPFKIILFVLADGWYLIVSELVRSFG; this comes from the coding sequence CTGATCCCTCTTTTGCTCATACTCGCCGTCTTCACCGTGCCGACACTCGCACAGGCGCCCGCGCCCGACAATTCGCTTGGCCTGAATATCTTCCAAACCGCGCGTGACGCCGTTCAGCCGGAGCAGCTCTCGACGACGATGACCGTCTTCCTGCTGCTCACCGTGCTCTCGCTCGCTCCGGCAATCCTGGTGATGACGACATCGTTTACGCGCATCATCATCGTGTTCGGGTTTCTGCGGCAGGCGATGGCGACGCAACAGACGCCGCCAAACCAGGTGCTCATCGGCCTCGCATTGTTTCTAACCGCCGCGATCATGGCGCCAACGTATCAACGCGTGTACGACGACGCGCTGCGTCCGTACATGGACAACCAAATCGGCCCGGAAGACGCGTTGGACCGCGGCATGAAACCGGTGCGCGAGTTTATGCTGCGGCAAGTTGCCAAGCACCCGAAAGACCTCGCGCTCTTCATGAACATCAACAAACTGCCCCGGCCGCAGACGCCGGACGACGTGCCAACGCACGTGCTCATCTGCGCGTTCACGCTGAACGAGCTGCGCGTCGCATTCATGATCGGCTTCATCATCTACATTCCCTTCCTCATCATCGACATGGTCGTCGCCAGTACGCTCATGGCGATGGGGATGATGATGCTCCCCCCCGTGTTCATTTCCCTCCCGTTCAAAATCATCCTCTTCGTCCTCGCAGACGGATGGTACCTGATCGTTAGCGAACTCGTGCGAAGTTTCGGGTGA
- a CDS encoding flagellar motor protein MotB, with translation MARSEGDKPSAPAWVVTFADMMGLILCFFILIVSFSSIEKNKITEAVKSVQGALGVAPENRAGQRMSPNVFETPPRVPRSIERVAREFRTRLQVLGVEDGVSIKYSGDGGLEINLPNQVLFDFGRAELKPEAYEILNQLASSLSTIPGIFVEIRGHTDNVPVGANSPFADNYDLSYQRAKNVMLQMTAAGGLQQGACEVIACGPSQPISSNDTEEGRATNRRVQLQVRGDFSDESTAQMQSVIESTQAPTTPPGPQPVN, from the coding sequence ATGGCAAGGTCTGAAGGCGACAAGCCCAGCGCACCCGCATGGGTCGTCACCTTCGCGGATATGATGGGGCTGATCCTCTGCTTTTTCATTTTGATCGTCTCGTTTTCATCCATCGAGAAGAACAAGATCACGGAAGCCGTGAAGTCCGTGCAGGGCGCGCTGGGCGTGGCGCCGGAGAACCGGGCCGGACAACGCATGTCGCCCAATGTGTTCGAGACGCCGCCACGCGTGCCGCGAAGTATCGAACGCGTTGCGCGCGAGTTTCGCACGCGATTGCAGGTGCTCGGCGTCGAAGATGGAGTAAGCATCAAGTACAGCGGCGACGGCGGGCTCGAGATCAACCTGCCGAACCAGGTGCTCTTCGATTTTGGCCGGGCGGAATTGAAGCCTGAAGCGTACGAGATTTTGAACCAGCTTGCGTCGTCGCTCAGCACAATTCCCGGGATTTTTGTCGAAATTCGCGGGCACACGGACAATGTGCCCGTGGGCGCCAACAGCCCATTCGCGGACAACTACGATCTGAGCTATCAGCGCGCAAAAAACGTCATGCTGCAAATGACGGCTGCAGGCGGCCTGCAACAGGGCGCGTGCGAAGTCATCGCGTGCGGACCGTCGCAGCCCATCTCGAGCAATGACACCGAAGAGGGTCGCGCCACGAACCGGCGCGTCCAGTTGCAGGTGCGCGGCGATTTCTCGGACGAGTCGACCGCCCAGATGCAGAGTGTAATCGAATCCACGCAGGCGCCGACAACGCCGCCGGGACCGCAACCGGTAAACTAG
- a CDS encoding MotA/TolQ/ExbB proton channel family protein produces MDIATVVGLLAAIGILGSAILSGGDASLYINFPSVLIVFGGTLAATLINYPLRDVISVFGSLRNAFFHNAPSPDDLITRLVQYSIIARKEGILALEAHAKRANDEFLEKSVQLAIDGTSPDLIKDILTTDLAFMENRHALGQSVLTAMGTYAPAFGMIGTLVGMVNMLVSLNDPAKIGHGMAVALLTTLYGALLANCFFLPCAGKLRVRTGHEMLTRELVIEGIMSIQAGDNPRIVEQKLKAFIPPALREGYKAA; encoded by the coding sequence ATGGATATCGCAACCGTCGTTGGACTGCTCGCCGCCATCGGAATTCTCGGCTCGGCTATTCTTTCCGGCGGCGATGCGAGCCTGTACATCAACTTCCCGTCGGTTCTAATCGTCTTCGGCGGAACGCTGGCAGCGACACTGATTAACTATCCACTGCGCGACGTGATCAGCGTATTTGGCTCGCTCCGTAACGCCTTTTTTCACAATGCGCCGTCGCCGGACGATCTGATTACCCGGCTTGTGCAGTATTCGATCATCGCGCGGAAGGAGGGCATCCTGGCGCTCGAGGCGCACGCCAAGCGCGCGAATGACGAGTTCCTGGAGAAAAGTGTTCAATTGGCGATTGACGGGACTTCGCCCGATCTCATCAAGGACATTCTTACGACCGATCTGGCGTTCATGGAGAACCGCCACGCGCTTGGCCAATCCGTATTGACAGCAATGGGCACTTACGCACCTGCCTTCGGTATGATCGGCACGCTAGTCGGCATGGTGAACATGCTCGTGTCATTAAACGATCCCGCGAAGATCGGCCACGGCATGGCCGTCGCCTTGCTGACCACGCTGTACGGGGCGTTACTCGCGAATTGTTTCTTTCTCCCGTGTGCCGGAAAGTTGCGGGTACGCACGGGGCACGAAATGCTGACCCGCGAATTGGTCATCGAAGGAATCATGTCGATCCAGGCGGGCGATAACCCGCGTATCGTCGAACAAAAACTCAAAGCGTTCATACCTCCCGCGCTGCGCGAGGGCTACAAGGCCGCATAG
- a CDS encoding FliO/MopB family protein: MCRCSAIVAIALAIAFSTSAAEQKAAPEFEAVAPPQVILQPPNLDKSTPADEEPVSPTPPASDSAADSAVSAEDWAKIQAEIDKGSDTTDQAAEQPATAAAPVQAPGTGASLLRGTLALCVVLALILVCYYVANRYGKKSPLFAGTTLGKILGRVHLSPKAELYFVKVKDRVLVIGVTQNEISRVAEFDAALFDDAQTAAAPVQQHPAPRQVTFANELRAQSLPEATPSAVSEELAALRAELDKARQYFRETSGEPGAL, encoded by the coding sequence ATGTGTCGATGTAGCGCCATCGTCGCGATTGCACTGGCAATTGCGTTTTCGACTTCCGCCGCGGAGCAAAAAGCCGCACCGGAATTCGAGGCCGTGGCGCCGCCCCAGGTGATTCTACAGCCGCCCAACCTTGACAAAAGTACGCCCGCCGACGAGGAGCCCGTCTCCCCCACGCCTCCCGCCAGTGATTCGGCTGCGGATTCCGCCGTGTCCGCGGAGGACTGGGCGAAGATTCAAGCGGAAATCGATAAGGGGAGCGACACCACGGATCAAGCGGCGGAACAACCCGCCACGGCGGCCGCACCGGTGCAGGCGCCCGGAACCGGCGCGTCGCTGCTTCGCGGCACTCTGGCGCTGTGCGTGGTGCTCGCGCTGATTCTCGTGTGCTATTACGTCGCCAATCGATACGGGAAAAAGAGCCCGCTCTTCGCCGGAACGACGCTCGGGAAAATCCTCGGGCGCGTGCACTTGTCGCCGAAGGCCGAGTTGTATTTTGTGAAGGTAAAGGACCGCGTGCTGGTCATCGGCGTTACGCAAAACGAGATTTCACGCGTCGCGGAGTTCGACGCAGCGCTGTTCGATGACGCGCAGACCGCCGCCGCGCCAGTCCAACAACACCCCGCACCGCGGCAAGTGACGTTCGCGAACGAACTGCGCGCGCAGAGTTTGCCTGAAGCGACGCCCAGCGCCGTCTCCGAGGAACTTGCGGCACTTCGCGCGGAACTCGACAAAGCGCGGCAGTATTTCCGGGAGACCTCGGGTGAACCCGGCGCTCTCTAA